Proteins encoded by one window of Ictidomys tridecemlineatus isolate mIctTri1 chromosome 7, mIctTri1.hap1, whole genome shotgun sequence:
- the Tex51 gene encoding testis-expressed protein 51 has product MLPLLLIFLLTTAGEKTCLRCWPEMPALLDYDLQILWGTSPPPVELSQSLHSFFLEDTSSIKSSYLDKNHLEEETAQFFSQVDQIIQKLRNNKSSLLEEIRVYKGLLAERLNRRSEELMQKACNESCDIRSTIEVTVCADCNTHVLSCNDAALCPAKKMKSYIWAIILSTVLLVAIAGVGCYLLWLKRKKKKEAEEVLRK; this is encoded by the exons ATGCTGCCTCTCCTGCTCATCTTTCTCCTGACAACCGCTGGTGAGAAGACCTGCCTCCGTTGCTGGCCAGAGATGCCTGCCCTGCTGGACTATGACCTGCAGATTCTCTGGGGCACCTCGCCACCACCAGTAGAACTCTCCCAAAGCCTCCACTCCTTCTTCCTGGAAGATACTTCCTCGATAAAATCCTCTTATCTTG ATAAGAACCATCTGGAAGAAGAAACAGCCCAATTCTTCAGCCAAGTTGACCAAATCATTCAGAAGTTACGCAATA ATAAATCGTCACTTCTGGAAGAGATTCGTGTATATAAGGGTCTCCTTGCCGAGAGGCTGAATAGGAGATCAGAGGAGCTGATGCAGAAGG CCTGCAATGAGTCCTGTG ACATCAGATCCACAATAGAGGTCACTGTGTGTGCAGACTGTAATACCCACGTCTTATCCTGCAATGACGCTGCTCTCTGCCCAG CCAAGAAAATGAAGTCCTACATATGGGCTATAATCCTCAGCACTGTGCTACTCGTGGCCATAGCTGGAGTTGG ATGTTACCTCCTCTGGCTCAAgcggaagaaaaagaaggaagcagaAGAGGTACTGAGAAAGTAG